One segment of Nostoc flagelliforme CCNUN1 DNA contains the following:
- a CDS encoding cyanophycinase, translated as MTKAFPSIARRLKSTGIKLLKMGTFLITRFIASWKRYFLGDTVDVRPSPSPSPSPSFDNARPSLAGPVLTLGGGGPDVDDAIQWMINQVRGGSNSGTRVNVVVLRTNGNHDYNRLIYAMKGVNSVETLLIRNREEANKAEIYEKVRNADVIFFAGGDQCQYIRNWKDTKLEAAVKSVYLKGGGIGGTSAGAMIQSDCVYDACASSEKGIETRDALDDPYRDITFTYNFFNWSNLKGTIVDTHFDRRQRMGRIMAFIARQIKDGVSNSVLGIAVSESTSVLVDKNGLVKVMGRGDAYFVLGNHIPEVCEPRKPLTFSNYKIWKVRSGDTFNLRNRPTSGYYLRSVKRGRIDSNPY; from the coding sequence ATGACAAAGGCATTCCCAAGCATAGCAAGGCGCTTGAAAAGTACAGGAATCAAGTTGTTGAAGATGGGAACCTTCCTAATAACCCGTTTTATTGCAAGCTGGAAACGCTACTTCCTGGGTGACACTGTTGATGTCCGCCCCTCACCCTCCCCCTCCCCCTCTCCCTCTTTCGACAATGCTAGACCCTCCTTAGCAGGCCCAGTCCTTACCTTAGGTGGGGGTGGCCCCGATGTCGATGATGCAATCCAGTGGATGATCAACCAAGTAAGGGGAGGTAGTAACTCCGGCACTAGAGTTAATGTTGTAGTTCTCCGCACGAATGGTAATCACGATTACAATCGGCTAATTTATGCCATGAAGGGCGTAAACTCTGTGGAAACTCTTCTGATTCGCAATAGAGAAGAAGCAAACAAAGCTGAAATTTATGAAAAAGTTAGAAATGCTGATGTGATTTTCTTTGCTGGCGGCGACCAATGTCAATACATTCGCAACTGGAAAGATACCAAGCTTGAGGCTGCCGTTAAGTCGGTTTACCTTAAGGGAGGTGGTATTGGTGGCACCAGTGCGGGTGCAATGATCCAAAGTGATTGTGTCTATGATGCTTGTGCTTCTTCTGAAAAAGGCATTGAAACTAGAGATGCACTCGATGATCCGTACCGAGATATTACTTTTACTTACAACTTTTTCAATTGGAGTAATTTGAAGGGAACCATCGTAGACACGCACTTCGACAGGCGGCAAAGAATGGGTCGAATTATGGCTTTCATTGCTCGTCAAATTAAGGACGGTGTATCTAACAGTGTTTTAGGTATAGCGGTTAGTGAAAGTACATCGGTTCTTGTGGATAAAAACGGTTTGGTGAAAGTTATGGGTAGGGGTGACGCGTACTTTGTACTTGGCAATCATATACCGGAAGTATGCGAACCCCGAAAGCCTTTGACCTTTTCCAATTACAAAATTTGGAAAGTTCGCAGTGGCGATACCTTTAATTTGAGAAACAGACCAACTTCTGGGTATTATCTCAGGAGTGTTAAAAGGGGACGGATTGATTCAAATCCATATTAA
- a CDS encoding SDR family oxidoreductase gives MSEDLKGKVALITGANKGIGYEIARQLGSRGATVLVAARDIKRGEEAANKLGLNEIDARSVQLDVTDQKTIDSAAKQIESEFGKLDILVNNAGIVSDGDRLPPSQVDIETLRHTYETNVFGVFAVTKAMLPLLKKSTAGRIVNLSSGLGSLTQNSDPNYEFADFKLLAYNSSKTAVNALTVLLAAELKDTPIKINAADPGFTATDINQYQGYRTVEQGAIAAVRLATLPDDGSSGGFFDEDGVVPW, from the coding sequence ATGTCAGAAGATTTAAAAGGCAAAGTTGCGCTGATTACTGGCGCAAACAAAGGTATCGGGTATGAGATTGCACGCCAACTAGGTTCTAGAGGCGCTACTGTTCTTGTTGCTGCAAGAGATATCAAACGTGGTGAAGAAGCGGCGAATAAACTTGGTTTAAATGAGATCGATGCCCGATCAGTTCAACTTGATGTCACCGACCAAAAAACAATTGATTCTGCGGCTAAACAAATCGAGAGCGAATTCGGAAAACTTGACATCCTTGTAAACAATGCTGGGATAGTAAGTGATGGCGATCGCCTTCCACCTAGTCAAGTTGATATTGAAACACTGCGGCACACTTACGAGACGAATGTATTTGGAGTGTTTGCAGTTACAAAAGCGATGTTGCCACTCTTAAAGAAGTCAACAGCAGGGCGAATAGTCAATTTATCAAGTGGTTTAGGTTCTCTGACTCAGAACTCCGATCCAAATTATGAGTTCGCTGATTTTAAGCTTCTTGCATATAACTCATCAAAGACAGCAGTAAATGCGCTCACAGTTCTGTTGGCTGCTGAACTTAAAGATACCCCAATTAAAATCAATGCTGCTGACCCAGGTTTCACAGCAACTGACATTAATCAATACCAAGGATATCGCACTGTTGAGCAAGGAGCGATCGCAGCAGTGAGACTTGCCACTCTCCCTGATGATGGTTCTAGCGGAGGGTTTTTTGATGAGGATGGCGTGGTTCCCTGGTAG
- a CDS encoding aldo/keto reductase yields the protein MQTKQLGNSELHITPIGFGAWAIGGGGWAFGWGAQDDQESMEAIARALDLGVNWIDTAAIYGLGHSEEVVAKALKGRSNRPYIFTKCSMIWDEKGEIGRSLKADSVRQEVEASLRRLDIETIDLYQIHWPNPESEIEEGWTTLSKLKDEGKVRYIGVSNFNVEQLKRIQEIAPVTSLQPPYSLVKPDVEKEILPFCQENNIGVIVYSPMQSGLLTGKMTPERVANLPDNDWRKNSGEFQEPRLSRNLKLVEVLQHIGKQHDRSPGEVAIAWTLNNPAVTAAIVGARNPKQVEGIIAAGEFRLNQQELDQIGTFLRENP from the coding sequence ATGCAAACCAAACAGCTCGGTAATTCGGAGCTTCACATTACCCCAATCGGCTTTGGAGCCTGGGCGATCGGTGGAGGTGGATGGGCTTTTGGTTGGGGAGCGCAGGATGATCAAGAATCGATGGAAGCGATCGCTCGCGCTCTCGACCTCGGCGTTAATTGGATTGACACCGCAGCTATCTATGGTCTGGGACATTCTGAGGAAGTTGTTGCTAAGGCGCTCAAGGGTCGATCTAATCGCCCTTACATTTTCACTAAATGTTCAATGATCTGGGATGAAAAGGGCGAAATTGGTCGCAGTCTGAAGGCTGATTCAGTGCGGCAGGAAGTTGAAGCTAGTTTGCGCCGACTCGATATTGAAACCATTGACCTTTACCAGATCCACTGGCCTAACCCAGAATCAGAAATTGAAGAAGGCTGGACGACTCTCTCCAAGCTCAAGGATGAGGGTAAGGTTCGTTATATCGGGGTTTCAAATTTCAATGTAGAACAGTTGAAACGTATCCAGGAAATTGCACCAGTCACCTCATTGCAACCGCCTTATTCACTGGTTAAGCCTGATGTCGAAAAGGAAATTCTGCCTTTTTGTCAGGAAAATAACATCGGTGTGATTGTTTATTCACCGATGCAATCTGGCTTGCTTACAGGGAAGATGACACCTGAGCGGGTTGCCAATTTACCAGATAATGATTGGCGCAAGAATAGCGGTGAATTTCAGGAACCACGTTTATCTCGTAACCTGAAGTTGGTGGAGGTCTTGCAGCATATTGGTAAGCAACACGATCGCTCCCCCGGTGAAGTAGCGATCGCTTGGACTTTAAATAATCCGGCGGTGACAGCTGCGATCGTTGGCGCACGCAATCCCAAGCAGGTGGAAGGAATCATCGCTGCTGGGGAATTTCGCCTCAATCAGCAGGAGCTAGATCAGATTGGTACTTTCTTGCGCGAGAATCCATAA